A genomic window from Phyllopteryx taeniolatus isolate TA_2022b chromosome 2, UOR_Ptae_1.2, whole genome shotgun sequence includes:
- the znf280d gene encoding zinc finger protein 280C, which yields MSELFMECEEEELEPWQRAAPEQLTEEEEEEDDDDDEPIFVGVVSKKEHEIPPVAPPPPKDNVVKHVVNSAPVPVAAPAPAPAPSAAAAPALASSIMLPLKIAGNAISTPTANLTTLTPQPVIVNNQGFIVTPQLTSNNNLIATLGKQYPPGTKFTFVPAGQPRQLFQQVTPVTTVPGVVHRPHVQQIRNNVVTLANVQSPTVYSPKHRLLQVTHATSAQTIPLPVQTNSLNRETVKRVLIPQQIDKAVKRFKADISQANATIPVENGEVKNKCPHCKEEFLQQEALNQHMTSCGARAESSAPLADVTHKRIMLVSDFYYGRFEGDCDKAPVERSSITFKCQCCLKVLKSNIRFMNHVKHHLELEKQNNESLESHTTCQHCYRMYMTPFQLQCHIESAHSPIESSTNCKICELAFESEQVLLEHMKDNHKPGEMPYVCQVCNYRSSFFSDVETHFRSVHVNTKDLLCPFCLRILRNSQRYMQHFMKHQKKGIHRCGKCRLNFLTFKDRIDHRTQVHKTFRKPSVLEGLPAGTKVTIRASLSGKMVATSGSVDRSAIIFTPETLSNSATTGWAKSKRNTSEAGKAKITPKKKGHSTTNCNLSLKSISVNGGCYTCIECNTKIDDFFSHFLVSSVCGACNYRTSCKVAIGNHMIRFHSTVNKSRFSKADQRKHSSAMKLTLVCLNCDLLVDASGGDVMSKHINDRPNHVCKVIEEKGVKAETGVQDQSDALRMKRKELLPKLKEARERGEMAILRHDKLIFLTPATAHQNNTETSVDSSKPCTVLKSAPMETTLQIEEMEHLPQVSVEQPQSAPVLPATVEDSPEENTTQSAVEDSPGENVTRSAVEDSPGENAAQSAVEDSPEENATQSGSSPSHASDGVEHVKLVGDSQMTEDCDPAPAHNTD from the exons ATGTCTGAACTCTTCATGGAATGTGAGGAAGAAGAGCTGGAGCCATGGCAGAGAGCAGCTCCAGAGCAGTtgactgaggaggaggaggaggaggacgacgacgacgacgagcccATCTTTGTTGGAGTAGTGT CGAAAAAGGAACACGAGATTCCGCCTGTTGCTCCACCTCCTCCAAAGGACAATGTGGTCAAGCATGTGGTCAACTCTGCTCCTGTTCCTGTTGCTGCTCCTGCCCCTGCTCCTGctccttctgctgctgctgcgccgGCCCTGGCCTCTTCTATAATGTTACCTTTGAAAATAGCTGGAAATGCCATCAGTACTCCAACAGCCAATCTCACGACACTGACTCCGCAGCCAGTTATTGTTAATAATCAG GGCTTCATCGTAACCCCGCAGTTAACCAGCAACAATAACCTCATTGCCACTCTTGGGAAACAGTATCCTCCTGGGACCAAATTTACCTTTGTACCAG CCGGTCAGCCGCGGCAGCTATTCCAGCAGGTCACCCCAGTCACTACTGTACCCGGTGTTGTCCATCGGCCTCACGTGCAGCAGATCCGAAACAACGTTGTGACATTGGCTAATGTGCAGAGCCCCACTGTGTATTCACCCAAACACCGTCTGCTGCAAGTCACCCACGCCACCTCTGCGCAGACCATCCCCTTGCCTGTTCAGACTAACAGCTTAAACAGAG AGACAGTGAAGCGGGTGTTGATACCTCAGCAAATCGACAAAGCTGTGAAAAGATTCAAAGCTGACATCA GCCAAGCAAATGCAACCATACCAGTGGAAAATGGTGAGGTAAAGAACAAATGTCCACATTGTAAAGAAGAATTCCTTCAGCAGGAGGCGTTGAATCAACATATGACT AGTTGCGGGGCTCGAGCGGAAAGTAGCGCCCCACTAGCCGATGTCACGCATAAACGCATCATGCTGGTGTCAGATTTCTACTACGGCAGATTTGAGGGAGATTGTGACAAGGCGCCTGTGGAGAGGAGCAGCATCACTTTCAAGTGTCAGTGTTGCTTGAAAGTTCTCAAGAGCAACATCAG GTTCATGAACCACGTGAAACACCACCTGGAGCTGGAGAAGCAGAACAATGAGAGCTTAGAGAGCCACACAACTTGCCAGCATTGCTACCGCATGTACATGACTCCATTCCAGCTGCAGTGCCACATTGAGAGCGCTCACAGCCCCATCGAATCCTCCA CGAATTGCAAGATATGTGAGCTAGCGTTTGAGTCAGAGCAAGTGCTCCTGGAGCACATGAAAGACAACCATAAGCCCGGGGAGATGCCCTACGTCTGTCAG GTCTGCAATTATAGATCCTCCTTTTTCTCAGACGTAGAGACACATTTCCGAAGTGTCCATGTAAACACGAAAgacctgctgtgtccttttTGTCTCAGGATTCTGAGAAATAGTCAAAGGTACATGCAACACTTCATGAAACATCAG AAAAAAGGCATCCATCGCTGTGGGAAATGTCGACTGAATTTCCTCACCTTCAAAGACAGAATTGACCACAGGACTCAAGTCCACAAGACTTTCAGAAAGCCTTCAGTTCTGGAGGGCCTGCCTGCGGGGACAAAG GTTACCATTCGAGCCTCGCTCAGTGGCAAGATGGTCGCCACTTCGGGTTCGGTGGATCGATCTGCTATAATTTTCACTCCTGAAACGCTAAGCAACAGTGCAACCACCGGTTGGGCCAAATCCAAAAGAAACACCTCTGAAGCAGGAAAGGCCAAGATAACTCCGAAGAAGAAAGGCCATTCTACTACCAATTGCAACCTGTCACTCAAAAGCATAAG TGTGAATGGAGGTTGCTACACTTGCATTGAGTGCAACACCAAAATCGATGACTTCTTTTCCCACTTCCTGGTATCCTCCGTTTGTGGCGCGTGCAATTATCGGACAAGTTGCAAAGTTGCCATTGGAAACCACATGATAAG ATTTCATAGCACGGTCAACAAGAGCAGATTTTCCAAAGCGGATCAGAGGAAACATTCGTCTGCAATGAA ATTAACGCTGGTGTGTCTCAACTGTGACCTCCTGGTGGATGCGTCGGGTGGTGACGTGATGAGCAAACATATAAATGACAGACCAAATCACGTATGCAAAGTCATTGAGGAGAAAG GTGTCAAAGCCGAAACTGGAGT CCAGGACCAGAGTGATGCTTTACGAATGAAAAGGAAGGAACTACTCCCCAAGCTGAAGGAGGCACGGGAAAGGGGAGAAATGGCGATCCTGAGACACGACAAACTGATATTCCTAACGCCTGCAACAGCACACCAAAACAACACAGAAACATCTGTTGACTCTTCCAAG cCATGCACAGTTTTAAAATCAGCACCGATGGAAACAACCTTGCAAATTGAAGAAATGGAACATTTGCCTCAAGTGAGTGTTGAACAACCACAATCTGCACCAGTGTTGCCGGCAACTGTTGAAGATTCTCCAGAAGAAAACACGACACAGTCAGCAGTTGAAGATTCTCCTGGTGAAAACGTGACACGGTCAGCGGTTGAAGATTCTCCAGGAGAAAACGCAGCACAGTCAGCGGTTGAAGATTCTCCTGAAGAAAACGCAACACAGTCCGGTTCCTCCCCTTCTCACGCGTCGGATGGCGTTGAACATGTTAAGCTAGTTGGAGACTCACAAATGACGGAGGACTGTGACCCCGCCCCAGCCCACAACACGGACTGA